Proteins from a genomic interval of Halopseudomonas litoralis:
- a CDS encoding integrative conjugative element protein, RAQPRD family encodes MSLIKPLFLLLAAPLAMASPAWASEPYDEIQRRDLALIHLQLEQVVTVLERLEARQADQVGEADVYLDIPRARDDVGAIQRGLDDYLSPRRVPPRHLGTIEGDVVGSYLERRR; translated from the coding sequence ATGTCCCTTATCAAACCGTTGTTTCTGTTATTGGCCGCGCCGCTCGCAATGGCCAGTCCGGCCTGGGCATCCGAGCCCTATGACGAGATCCAGCGTCGCGACCTCGCGCTGATCCATCTTCAGCTCGAACAGGTTGTGACCGTACTGGAGCGTCTGGAAGCAAGGCAGGCCGACCAGGTCGGGGAGGCGGACGTGTACTTGGACATCCCGCGGGCTCGCGATGATGTGGGTGCCATCCAGCGCGGACTGGATGACTACCTGTCACCCAGACGTGTGCCACCCCGCCACCTCGGCACCATTGAAGGCGACGTGGTCGGTAGCTACCTGGAGAGGCGACGGTGA
- a CDS encoding TIGR03745 family integrating conjugative element membrane protein, producing the protein MKFYRRLKQVAVKVSQSLILAGAGVGQGFAQGLPTMDAPSQVGGGGLLATAQGYVYDGAILIGLVLCVVAFMVVASSSVASFKEARERETWGKFAVTAMVGVVLIVAVVWLATVAAPILSQ; encoded by the coding sequence ATGAAATTTTACCGAAGATTAAAACAAGTTGCTGTGAAAGTTTCACAAAGCCTGATTCTGGCTGGGGCAGGTGTGGGCCAGGGTTTCGCTCAAGGCTTACCGACCATGGATGCACCCAGTCAGGTCGGTGGTGGCGGGCTCCTGGCAACAGCGCAGGGGTACGTTTATGACGGCGCAATCCTGATTGGCTTGGTCTTGTGTGTGGTGGCGTTCATGGTCGTGGCCTCATCTTCAGTCGCCTCCTTCAAGGAGGCACGGGAGCGGGAAACCTGGGGCAAATTTGCAGTGACAGCCATGGTTGGTGTGGTGTTGATCGTTGCGGTGGTCTGGCTGGCGACAGTAGCAGCGCCCATTCTGTCCCAGTAA
- a CDS encoding TIGR03752 family integrating conjugative element protein has protein sequence MAMALKSNGFLKILVPAVLVIVLLVVVMASSGDNDAGRSHQLSDTTLELKPEELKLLGVEGDTPQDTVATLVGRVRMMEQDLEGTRSESQQLADQNRKLTEENRHVDRKLETLMQQERRRMDDAQRIREQSLLSRFEQQFDQLKNNYAREAGTGEHGRIPIGSGWGDAEQGSATPVVWVKPMDGEQAQTGRDQGKWSFPSSFADEAGLLADSVSRGASSLESKATGQPDAALLEPVYTVPANATLMGSLGMTALIGRVPVNGTVSDPYPFKVIIGKDNLTANHIEIPEVHSAIVSGTATGDWTLSCVRGAITSMTFVFEDGTVRTIPQPATGNLSRTQSSDDVLGYISDPYGIPCVSGIRRSNAKEYLGSRALITAAGAAVASSLIDESTGVATINTDGSVSTAISGNQAAASVLTNGISDISDWVNRLYGEAFAAVYVQPGVQVAVHIEQPLEIDYDQAGRKVRHQIAAGGFNELP, from the coding sequence ATGGCCATGGCACTGAAAAGCAACGGCTTCCTGAAAATTCTGGTTCCGGCTGTATTGGTGATTGTTCTGCTGGTTGTCGTTATGGCCAGTAGCGGCGATAACGACGCAGGGCGGTCGCATCAGCTCTCAGACACCACGCTGGAACTCAAACCCGAAGAGTTGAAATTGCTGGGGGTAGAGGGTGATACGCCACAGGATACCGTCGCCACCCTCGTAGGCCGGGTACGAATGATGGAGCAGGACCTGGAAGGCACGCGGTCTGAAAGCCAGCAGCTGGCGGATCAGAACCGGAAGCTGACCGAGGAGAACAGACATGTTGATCGCAAGCTCGAAACCCTGATGCAGCAGGAACGGCGTCGGATGGACGATGCCCAGCGCATCCGGGAGCAGTCCTTGCTGAGCCGTTTCGAGCAGCAGTTTGACCAGTTGAAGAACAATTACGCCAGAGAAGCCGGCACGGGCGAGCATGGACGTATACCGATTGGTAGCGGATGGGGTGATGCGGAGCAGGGTTCAGCTACCCCGGTTGTCTGGGTCAAGCCCATGGATGGAGAGCAAGCGCAGACAGGACGAGATCAAGGCAAATGGTCGTTTCCATCTTCCTTCGCTGACGAGGCAGGACTGCTCGCCGATTCTGTGAGTAGAGGTGCATCAAGCCTGGAGTCCAAGGCTACCGGCCAGCCTGATGCTGCGCTGTTGGAGCCGGTTTACACTGTACCGGCCAACGCCACTTTGATGGGGTCGCTCGGCATGACGGCATTGATTGGTCGCGTGCCGGTGAACGGCACCGTCAGTGATCCGTATCCGTTCAAGGTGATCATCGGCAAGGATAACCTCACGGCAAACCATATTGAAATTCCCGAGGTGCACTCGGCCATTGTCAGTGGTACGGCAACGGGCGACTGGACGCTATCATGTGTGAGAGGAGCCATTACCTCGATGACCTTTGTCTTTGAGGATGGAACTGTCCGCACCATTCCCCAGCCGGCTACGGGTAACCTCTCACGAACACAATCCAGTGATGACGTTCTGGGTTATATCTCTGATCCCTATGGGATTCCGTGTGTCAGTGGCATCCGCCGCAGTAATGCCAAGGAGTATCTGGGTAGCCGTGCACTGATTACAGCGGCTGGTGCGGCTGTCGCATCAAGCCTGATTGATGAGTCGACTGGCGTCGCCACTATCAACACTGATGGCTCGGTATCCACTGCTATCAGCGGAAATCAGGCGGCTGCCTCAGTGTTGACCAACGGTATCTCTGACATCTCCGATTGGGTTAACCGGTTATACGGCGAAGCATTCGCCGCCGTGTACGTACAGCCCGGCGTCCAGGTTGCTGTGCATATCGAACAGCCTCTGGAAATCGACTATGACCAGGCGGGCCGCAAGGTGCGCCATCAGATAGCTGCGGGGGGCTTTAATGAACTTCCCTAA
- a CDS encoding TIGR03750 family conjugal transfer protein, whose product MANNISWVPKRLNAAPVVFRGMTGKEVVTVTLAGLGVFTPLGIIAAVLSGAIAMVPTVAFFGAGVTLFFGGTIMRRLRRGRPTSLMYRQLQFKLAGKGFPTMEKLITHSTNYSIRRNPTLKPGQRKL is encoded by the coding sequence ATGGCCAATAACATCAGCTGGGTTCCCAAGCGTTTGAATGCTGCGCCGGTGGTGTTCAGGGGTATGACCGGGAAGGAAGTGGTCACGGTGACACTGGCTGGTCTCGGCGTATTTACGCCACTGGGCATTATCGCAGCAGTGCTCTCGGGCGCTATTGCGATGGTGCCTACCGTGGCATTTTTTGGCGCCGGAGTGACGCTCTTCTTCGGTGGCACCATCATGCGGCGGTTGCGCCGGGGCAGACCGACATCGCTCATGTACCGACAGCTGCAATTCAAACTGGCGGGCAAGGGGTTTCCAACGATGGAGAAGTTGATCACGCATTCTACGAACTACAGCATCCGGAGAAACCCCACGCTCAAGCCTGGGCAGAGGAAACTGTGA
- a CDS encoding TIGR03747 family integrating conjugative element membrane protein, with protein sequence MLSRTLSLPFKVLGVVLVSIFISVLIEWAGIYFAWWTLPGADHAEYVMRQEMRWLDSNFPRSLLVSDPVIFSGQILASVNEWLFVRSGIAEWALNANSRGWVGTLKDYALAAMYVTLMTLTRCVILLLTSPLFLLAALVGLVDGLVLRDLRRFGAGRESAFIYHHAKRTVIPVFLLGWLVYLSLPFAIHPNLFLLPCAALFGLLIAIATSTFKKYL encoded by the coding sequence TTGCTTTCCAGAACCCTTTCGCTGCCCTTCAAGGTACTGGGAGTGGTGCTGGTTTCGATCTTCATATCAGTACTGATCGAGTGGGCCGGGATCTATTTTGCATGGTGGACCCTGCCCGGTGCGGATCATGCCGAATACGTTATGCGTCAAGAGATGCGTTGGCTGGACAGCAATTTTCCCCGTTCCTTGCTGGTGTCGGACCCGGTCATCTTTTCCGGTCAGATATTGGCATCAGTGAACGAGTGGCTGTTTGTCCGAAGTGGCATAGCCGAGTGGGCACTGAATGCCAACAGCAGGGGCTGGGTCGGCACGCTCAAGGATTATGCCTTGGCAGCCATGTACGTCACCCTGATGACGTTGACCCGCTGTGTCATTCTCCTGTTAACCAGCCCGCTGTTCCTGCTGGCTGCGCTGGTGGGTCTGGTCGACGGGCTGGTGCTTCGGGATCTGCGTCGCTTCGGAGCTGGCCGGGAGAGTGCTTTCATCTACCACCACGCCAAGCGCACCGTGATTCCGGTGTTTCTGCTTGGCTGGCTGGTTTACCTGAGTCTGCCGTTTGCCATCCACCCCAATCTGTTCCTGTTGCCCTGTGCCGCCTTGTTCGGCCTGCTCATTGCGATTGCGACCAGTACCTTCAAAAAGTACCTCTGA
- a CDS encoding TIGR03751 family conjugal transfer lipoprotein, with amino-acid sequence MNFPNSLVVILLAAALTGCATSKEELMPHGGQTMQDIWRHSAGGDSGDNLSQQALLDARSDLRRPIGDQPMVEQRIQYTRNAANEIYSQFARLPNPDLVMYVFPHVAGGEPVPVPGYSTVFPLYTMPEYAMPGEMAIPDMNALERPIRRR; translated from the coding sequence ATGAACTTCCCTAATAGCCTTGTTGTGATCTTGCTGGCAGCAGCACTGACCGGATGCGCCACATCCAAGGAAGAGCTGATGCCGCATGGTGGCCAGACAATGCAGGATATCTGGCGCCATTCCGCTGGCGGTGACAGTGGTGACAATCTGAGTCAGCAAGCACTGCTGGATGCCCGGTCAGATTTGCGTCGCCCCATCGGTGATCAGCCTATGGTGGAGCAGCGTATTCAGTACACCCGAAATGCGGCAAATGAAATCTACAGTCAGTTTGCACGTCTGCCCAATCCAGACCTGGTCATGTACGTCTTTCCTCATGTGGCCGGAGGGGAGCCGGTCCCCGTACCGGGCTATTCCACGGTATTTCCGCTGTACACCATGCCTGAATACGCCATGCCGGGTGAGATGGCCATCCCGGACATGAATGCACTCGAACGCCCAATAAGGAGGCGCTGA
- a CDS encoding TIGR03758 family integrating conjugative element protein, whose amino-acid sequence MTPEEAFKAGSGFSSIDVWGLIVGVGCVVVLMIAGWIFVSTYRGWAKSNLGGDEAVHAAIKATLIVVVTFWILLS is encoded by the coding sequence GTGACCCCCGAGGAGGCCTTCAAGGCCGGCTCCGGCTTCAGCTCGATTGATGTCTGGGGGTTGATAGTTGGCGTTGGCTGCGTCGTTGTTTTGATGATTGCCGGCTGGATTTTTGTTTCTACATATCGTGGCTGGGCCAAGAGCAATCTGGGCGGAGATGAAGCCGTGCATGCGGCTATCAAGGCGACGCTCATCGTTGTGGTGACGTTCTGGATTCTGCTGTCATGA
- a CDS encoding PFL_4703 family integrating conjugative element protein — MSRYRNANASRDAHITTLRALCAVLVLACAAMWWGWYQAPKDLTISIPPDLRSGSTQKWWEVPPSTVYAFSFYIWQQLNRWTVNGEVDYQRNIHGLQAFFTPSCRIALSSEYDARRNRGELRGRVRGVFEVPGRGYRAEAIKILGQDTWVADLDLVINEQYGGVDVRDVYVRYPLRVVRADMDREQNPFGLQIDCFEGKPQRLTMPGDTP, encoded by the coding sequence ATGTCTCGCTACCGTAACGCCAATGCTTCGCGAGACGCGCATATCACCACTCTGAGGGCGCTTTGTGCCGTACTTGTTCTAGCTTGTGCCGCCATGTGGTGGGGTTGGTATCAGGCTCCCAAAGACCTGACCATCAGTATCCCGCCCGATCTGCGTAGTGGCTCTACACAGAAGTGGTGGGAAGTACCGCCCTCTACCGTGTACGCCTTCAGCTTCTATATCTGGCAGCAGCTCAACCGCTGGACAGTCAACGGGGAGGTTGATTATCAGCGCAACATCCATGGCTTACAGGCCTTCTTTACTCCGTCTTGCCGTATCGCGCTGTCCAGCGAGTATGACGCCCGCCGTAATCGTGGCGAATTGCGTGGGCGTGTCCGGGGCGTTTTTGAGGTGCCCGGCAGAGGATACCGTGCCGAAGCGATCAAGATCCTGGGGCAGGATACCTGGGTTGCGGATCTGGATCTGGTTATCAATGAGCAGTACGGCGGCGTGGATGTACGGGATGTGTATGTCCGCTACCCGCTGCGTGTGGTGCGCGCGGATATGGATCGGGAGCAGAACCCCTTCGGACTGCAGATTGATTGCTTTGAGGGTAAGCCGCAGCGTCTGACCATGCCGGGAGACACGCCATGA
- a CDS encoding TIGR03749 family integrating conjugative element protein translates to MKALVLLSKALCGVLLLSPMASAIELMVWDRTPLAIDLPVGTERLVVLDRNVSVGLPLSIAQSDVLRVQSTGGVLYLRAQEAFDTQRVQLRDESTGEILLIDLTAKTGASAEQIQVVNAEPSDADPVRGADNESIQEKRAPLPVLLTRFAAQSLYSPLRVIEPVAGINRVAMQLPQSLNTLLPALPVAATPIAAWSLDGLHVTAIELRNQDPHRAFALDPRYLQGALEAATFMHPNIGVHGQMDDTTTVIIVTRGPLAERLHLPRIQPVGKED, encoded by the coding sequence ATGAAAGCCTTGGTCTTGTTGAGCAAAGCGCTGTGCGGCGTATTGCTACTTTCCCCGATGGCCAGTGCTATTGAGCTGATGGTGTGGGATAGAACACCCTTGGCCATTGATCTGCCGGTAGGTACTGAACGACTGGTGGTGCTGGACAGAAACGTATCTGTTGGTCTGCCGCTGAGCATTGCACAGAGCGATGTGTTGCGCGTGCAGTCAACAGGCGGGGTGCTCTACCTCAGGGCGCAGGAGGCGTTTGATACACAGCGGGTGCAATTACGGGATGAATCGACAGGAGAAATCCTGCTGATAGATCTGACGGCGAAGACCGGTGCTTCGGCAGAGCAGATTCAGGTAGTCAATGCTGAGCCTTCTGACGCTGACCCCGTTCGGGGCGCAGATAATGAGTCTATTCAAGAAAAACGCGCACCGCTGCCGGTGTTGCTGACGCGTTTCGCTGCCCAGTCACTGTATTCGCCGTTGCGAGTAATTGAGCCGGTAGCGGGCATCAACCGGGTTGCCATGCAGCTGCCGCAATCACTCAACACCCTGTTACCCGCGTTGCCGGTAGCCGCTACACCCATCGCGGCATGGAGCCTGGACGGGCTGCATGTTACTGCAATTGAACTGCGCAACCAGGATCCGCATCGCGCCTTCGCACTTGATCCTCGCTACCTGCAGGGTGCCCTTGAGGCGGCGACGTTCATGCATCCAAACATTGGCGTGCATGGGCAGATGGATGACACGACTACCGTGATCATCGTCACCCGGGGTCCCCTGGCAGAGCGCCTGCACCTTCCTCGCATCCAGCCTGTCGGTAAGGAGGATTGA
- a CDS encoding conjugative transfer ATPase: protein MTGLNGIMARYYSSTTDRQEVRSEPDASVNLGQVEGLLTDEANQRLVLPRGKPTTMEVLRRMYRRAPSFASRLPWVEYLEESGCFLLEDGKSVGIVAEVVPIPTEGRSPESLEQLRDQIEAALQDSLPEEDDYPWVVQMYVSDDTDPRSDIAAIQAYIKPTVRQSPFTQDWLENMERHLAAISRPGGLFVDEIVTQAEWRGHTRKARLVLYRWLPEHAKKGKKRIGDRKRSLNPEAAANHVYDRLTGSLGAAGLRMKRYNGADFHNWMMPWFNPRPRLSPDSPRAFHDCFRYPEQPAWSYDLAEGLLASSPRGDADTGLWYFDGMPHCVVPVEEVRTPPKLGHLTGELPRGDSNARNALFDHMPEGTVACLTIIATPQEPLEAHINALRQKAIGDSVLAASVRHDCDKARDMLSESHKLYQSSLVFFLRGSSDAELDTRLLQLCTHLINANLKPTELEDEVAALNSYLRWVPMNFQPELDRKNRWYTQFQFVQHLANLAPVFGRARGTGNPGLSFFNRGGETLSFDPLNLDDRQANAHMLIFGPTGAGKSATLNAMLAQLMAVRRPRLFIIEKGNSFGLLGQYFERLGLSVNQVRLSPGSGVRLPPFAEAHRLLEPEELRRRQLKDIEARAGMEDDPADLEIDEEAEEERNILGEMEITARLMITGGDPKEEALFRRSDQRTVRDAIFRAARSAVSEGRQCLTEDVRAAFREIALHPDTPEHGRRRAYEMGEAMGLYVDGFDGEVFNRPGEAWPECDVTIIDLAHYADGGYTAQLALSIISITNVITAMAERDQYGGRPIVQVIDESHLLTTNPLLAPFLVSVGKMGRKLSHWLWMATQNLEDFPEVATKLLNMIEWWVLLTMPPDEVAKVMRFKELSEDQRKLVQSATKVTRKYTEGVVLGGRLESLFRVVPPSLYLALAGTEGEEKAERRRIMQDDGCSELDAAIEIARRLDEKRGIGR from the coding sequence ATGACCGGACTGAATGGGATCATGGCGAGATACTACTCGTCCACGACAGACCGGCAGGAAGTCCGCTCTGAGCCGGATGCTTCAGTGAACCTGGGCCAGGTTGAAGGTCTGCTGACCGATGAAGCGAACCAGCGGTTGGTACTGCCACGCGGCAAACCCACGACCATGGAGGTACTGCGCCGGATGTACCGGCGTGCTCCCAGCTTTGCCAGTCGACTCCCATGGGTTGAATATCTGGAGGAGTCTGGGTGCTTTCTCTTGGAAGATGGCAAGTCGGTGGGAATAGTCGCTGAGGTTGTTCCCATCCCTACGGAAGGCCGTTCGCCGGAGTCGCTCGAGCAGCTGCGGGATCAGATTGAAGCAGCCTTGCAGGACAGTCTGCCGGAAGAGGATGACTACCCCTGGGTGGTGCAGATGTATGTCAGTGACGATACCGATCCCCGGTCTGATATTGCTGCAATACAGGCATACATCAAGCCGACGGTGCGTCAGAGTCCTTTCACCCAGGACTGGCTGGAAAATATGGAGCGGCATTTGGCAGCTATTTCCCGGCCAGGTGGTCTTTTTGTCGATGAGATCGTCACCCAGGCAGAATGGCGCGGGCATACAAGAAAAGCCCGGCTGGTGCTGTACCGCTGGCTGCCGGAGCACGCCAAAAAGGGCAAGAAACGCATTGGCGACCGCAAGCGCTCGCTAAATCCCGAGGCGGCCGCAAACCATGTCTATGACCGGCTCACCGGCAGCCTGGGGGCCGCCGGCTTGCGCATGAAACGCTACAACGGTGCGGACTTCCACAACTGGATGATGCCCTGGTTTAATCCGCGTCCGCGGCTGTCACCGGACAGCCCCAGAGCATTCCATGACTGCTTTAGATACCCAGAGCAGCCAGCCTGGTCATATGACCTGGCGGAAGGTTTGCTGGCGTCCAGCCCCCGTGGCGATGCGGATACGGGCCTGTGGTATTTCGATGGCATGCCGCATTGTGTGGTGCCGGTTGAGGAGGTGAGAACGCCGCCCAAACTCGGTCATCTGACGGGCGAGTTACCCCGTGGTGACTCCAACGCGCGCAACGCCTTGTTTGACCATATGCCCGAAGGCACGGTGGCCTGCCTGACGATCATCGCTACCCCGCAGGAGCCGCTGGAAGCGCATATCAATGCCTTGCGTCAGAAAGCCATTGGCGACTCGGTACTGGCTGCCAGTGTTCGTCATGACTGTGATAAAGCGCGGGATATGCTGAGTGAGAGCCACAAGCTGTATCAGAGCAGCCTGGTGTTCTTTCTCCGTGGCAGTTCCGATGCAGAACTGGATACCCGGTTGCTGCAGCTCTGTACTCACCTCATTAACGCGAACCTCAAACCGACCGAACTGGAAGATGAAGTCGCAGCGCTGAACAGTTACCTGCGCTGGGTACCAATGAATTTCCAGCCGGAGCTGGACCGGAAAAACCGCTGGTACACCCAGTTTCAGTTTGTGCAGCATCTTGCCAACCTGGCACCCGTTTTTGGTCGAGCCCGGGGCACCGGCAATCCGGGACTGAGTTTTTTCAACCGCGGGGGCGAAACCCTGAGCTTTGATCCGCTGAACCTGGATGATCGTCAGGCCAATGCGCATATGTTGATTTTCGGCCCGACCGGGGCGGGTAAATCGGCGACGCTGAATGCCATGCTGGCTCAGCTGATGGCGGTGCGCAGGCCCCGTCTGTTCATTATTGAGAAGGGCAACAGCTTTGGGCTGTTAGGCCAGTATTTTGAGCGCCTCGGGCTGTCGGTTAATCAAGTGCGCTTGTCACCTGGTAGCGGTGTTCGCCTGCCGCCCTTTGCCGAGGCTCACCGGCTGCTGGAGCCGGAAGAGTTGCGACGCAGGCAGCTGAAGGATATCGAGGCGCGGGCCGGGATGGAAGACGATCCGGCGGATCTGGAAATCGACGAAGAAGCGGAAGAGGAGCGCAATATCCTTGGTGAAATGGAGATCACCGCCAGGCTGATGATCACCGGCGGCGACCCCAAAGAGGAAGCGTTGTTTCGCCGCAGTGACCAACGCACGGTTCGTGATGCGATTTTCCGCGCGGCACGCAGCGCGGTCAGCGAAGGCCGGCAGTGTCTGACTGAAGATGTCCGGGCCGCTTTTCGTGAGATAGCCCTTCATCCCGACACGCCGGAGCATGGCCGCAGGCGAGCTTATGAAATGGGTGAAGCCATGGGGCTGTATGTTGATGGTTTTGATGGAGAGGTGTTCAACCGGCCTGGAGAGGCGTGGCCTGAGTGCGACGTTACCATTATCGACCTGGCCCATTACGCTGACGGCGGATATACCGCGCAGCTGGCGCTGTCCATCATCTCCATCACCAACGTCATTACCGCTATGGCTGAGCGCGATCAGTACGGTGGTCGTCCCATTGTCCAAGTGATCGATGAATCCCACTTGCTGACCACCAATCCGCTGCTGGCTCCGTTTCTGGTATCCGTAGGCAAGATGGGCAGAAAATTATCGCACTGGCTGTGGATGGCTACCCAGAACCTGGAAGACTTCCCGGAAGTAGCAACCAAGCTGCTGAACATGATCGAGTGGTGGGTGCTGCTGACCATGCCGCCGGATGAGGTGGCCAAGGTCATGCGCTTTAAGGAGCTCTCGGAGGATCAGCGCAAGCTGGTGCAGTCGGCAACCAAAGTCACCCGCAAATATACCGAAGGGGTGGTACTGGGCGGGCGTCTTGAATCACTGTTTCGGGTGGTGCCGCCCAGCCTGTATCTGGCTCTCGCTGGCACTGAAGGTGAGGAAAAGGCCGAGCGCCGCCGGATCATGCAGGATGACGGTTGCTCTGAACTGGACGCAGCGATCGAAATAGCCCGGCGGCTGGATGAAAAGCGGGGAATCGGTCGATGA
- the traD gene encoding type IV conjugative transfer system coupling protein TraD: MRQRHPMESMLRPAVELQTAWVCIGCAALCLWAPWSVALTPSIGLGMAAGFLVFAAHRGRQAWVVLRYRRNMRRLPRFAMRSQQIPVSNRYLWLGRGFRWEARHTQRLHEAQQPETQVYLQSRRWYRLARRMEIRLDRYRAARLLVRLLGVDSPLNPVRPLPPVGGNPAIHAVEWKEQDAWMPLGERVGHTLVEGTTRVGKTRMAEVMITQDIHRSSQDVVICFDPKGDADLLVRMYIEAVRAGRQNEFYVFHLGWPALSARYNAVGRFGRLSEVATRIANALPNEGNSAAFREFAWRFVNIVNRARHALGHRPSYEQILADVVNIDGLLVEYAEQRLETALPGAWAHVAEFEGRLNDRNWPRNMLGRDKRVVALIQFLQSPDVSIKDPVLEGLLSAVRYDKTYFDKIVASLLPLLEKLTSGRINELLSPDYDDLEDTRPIFDWLQVIRKRGIVYVGLDALSDFEVAQAIGNSMFADLVSVAGHIYKFGVDDGLPAPVSGKVAINLHCDEFNELMGPEFIPLVNKGGGAGIQVTAYTQTVSDIEAKIGSAAKAGQVIGNFNNLIMLRVREDKTAELLTNQLRQVNVQTRMLVSMTSDNSTPDSDVDFTSSGGDRISTVAVPMLEPADIVNLPKGQAFVLMEGGQLWKIRMPLPLPDKGKDVPQSVSDIAVGMRKQFSAGERWWEAVAPPPMEIDPELRKAFDSFAIANPQPQDAHELLQGAVSVTREQVAPDDPAEYPADG; encoded by the coding sequence CCAATGGAATCCATGCTGCGCCCGGCAGTCGAGCTGCAAACGGCATGGGTTTGTATTGGTTGTGCGGCACTCTGTTTGTGGGCGCCCTGGTCGGTAGCCTTGACGCCATCAATTGGCTTGGGCATGGCCGCTGGCTTTCTGGTATTTGCCGCGCATCGCGGTAGACAAGCATGGGTCGTATTGCGGTATCGCCGGAATATGCGTCGCTTGCCGCGCTTTGCCATGCGTAGCCAGCAGATCCCGGTCAGCAATCGGTACCTTTGGCTTGGCAGGGGATTTCGCTGGGAGGCGAGGCACACTCAGCGCTTGCATGAAGCGCAGCAGCCAGAGACACAGGTTTATCTGCAATCCAGGCGGTGGTATCGATTAGCTCGGCGCATGGAAATCCGGCTGGACCGGTATCGTGCAGCGCGGTTACTGGTTCGCCTGCTGGGGGTGGACTCGCCACTCAATCCCGTCAGGCCGTTACCCCCGGTTGGCGGGAACCCGGCCATACATGCTGTTGAGTGGAAAGAGCAGGACGCCTGGATGCCATTGGGTGAGCGCGTTGGCCATACCCTGGTGGAGGGCACGACCCGGGTTGGCAAGACGCGCATGGCCGAGGTAATGATTACCCAGGATATTCATCGGTCCAGCCAGGATGTAGTGATCTGTTTTGATCCAAAAGGGGATGCGGACCTGCTGGTGCGCATGTACATCGAGGCGGTTCGCGCGGGACGCCAGAATGAATTCTATGTGTTTCATCTCGGATGGCCGGCATTGTCGGCGCGCTATAACGCAGTAGGCCGGTTCGGTCGGCTCTCGGAGGTCGCTACCCGGATTGCCAATGCGTTGCCCAACGAGGGCAATAGTGCCGCTTTCAGGGAGTTCGCCTGGCGCTTTGTGAATATCGTCAATCGCGCGCGTCATGCCCTTGGGCACCGGCCAAGCTATGAACAGATTCTCGCGGATGTGGTGAATATTGATGGCTTGCTCGTGGAGTATGCCGAGCAACGGCTGGAAACGGCATTGCCAGGCGCATGGGCGCATGTGGCCGAGTTCGAAGGGCGGCTGAATGACAGGAATTGGCCACGAAACATGCTTGGCCGTGACAAGCGAGTGGTGGCCCTCATTCAGTTCCTGCAATCGCCCGACGTGTCGATCAAGGATCCTGTACTCGAAGGGTTACTCTCAGCAGTGCGTTACGACAAGACCTACTTCGACAAGATAGTGGCGTCATTGCTGCCGTTACTGGAGAAATTGACCAGCGGGCGTATTAATGAATTGTTATCGCCAGACTACGATGATCTCGAAGATACCCGGCCGATATTCGATTGGCTGCAGGTAATCCGCAAGCGCGGCATTGTCTATGTTGGTCTTGATGCGCTGAGTGATTTCGAGGTGGCTCAGGCGATTGGCAACTCCATGTTTGCCGATCTGGTGAGCGTGGCTGGCCATATCTATAAATTCGGCGTGGATGACGGTTTACCTGCCCCGGTCAGCGGTAAGGTGGCTATCAACCTGCATTGCGATGAGTTCAACGAGCTGATGGGCCCGGAGTTTATTCCGCTGGTAAACAAAGGTGGTGGCGCAGGCATCCAGGTAACGGCCTACACCCAGACGGTCTCCGACATTGAGGCCAAGATTGGTAGCGCTGCCAAGGCGGGTCAGGTGATCGGTAACTTTAACAACCTGATCATGTTGCGAGTCAGGGAGGACAAGACCGCCGAGCTGTTGACCAACCAGCTGCGCCAGGTAAACGTCCAGACCCGCATGCTGGTGTCCATGACCTCGGATAACAGCACCCCGGATTCTGATGTGGACTTCACCAGCTCGGGTGGGGATCGGATCAGCACCGTAGCGGTGCCTATGCTGGAGCCTGCCGACATCGTCAACCTACCCAAGGGGCAGGCGTTCGTATTGATGGAAGGCGGTCAGCTATGGAAAATCCGTATGCCCCTGCCGCTGCCGGACAAGGGAAAGGATGTACCACAGTCGGTATCGGACATTGCGGTCGGCATGCGCAAACAATTCAGCGCGGGTGAGCGCTGGTGGGAAGCAGTCGCACCGCCCCCCATGGAAATTGATCCTGAGTTACGCAAGGCTTTCGATAGTTTCGCCATAGCCAATCCACAGCCGCAGGACGCGCATGAACTGCTCCAGGGGGCGGTATCAGTCACCAGGGAACAGGTCGCGCCGGATGATCCGGCCGAGTACCCGGCTGATGGCTGA